A region of Acidobacteriota bacterium DNA encodes the following proteins:
- a CDS encoding 6-carboxytetrahydropterin synthase, whose translation MSHYTLRIRSRFEAAHHLTSYHGEAEPVHGHSWLVEVELATDELGPEGMAYDFVEVKQALEALVAPFHHQHINTVPPFDELSPTTEHIARHLFHRLEEALPQAPLSQLTVWEGPDCSATYRP comes from the coding sequence ATGAGCCACTACACCCTGCGCATTCGCAGCCGCTTCGAAGCGGCCCACCACCTGACGTCCTACCACGGTGAGGCGGAACCGGTACACGGCCATTCCTGGCTGGTGGAGGTGGAGCTGGCCACGGACGAGCTGGGGCCAGAGGGCATGGCCTACGATTTCGTCGAAGTGAAGCAGGCGCTGGAAGCCCTGGTGGCCCCCTTCCACCACCAGCACATCAACACCGTGCCGCCCTTCGACGAGCTCAGCCCCACCACCGAGCACATCGCCCGCCACCTCTTCCATCGACTGGAGGAGGCTCTTCCCCAGGCTCCCCTGAGTCAGCTGACGGTGTGGGAAGGGCCGGATTGCTCGGCGACGTATCGACCGTAG
- a CDS encoding family 20 glycosylhydrolase has product MASGDTLLHPRPQRFEDSPGACVLRGEVRLSVLAPDELAAPALEILEPALEERGLQPRRVERGGQIRLVIDPAPVERAQGYRLHVGEFGVELVGSDTAGLLYGVFTLVQWLRAHPPLRRRVRLPGLMVEDWPDFAHRGVMLDISRDKVPTKETLEHLVELLACWKINQLQLYMEHTFAYAGHEEVWQGVGALTAEDVRWLDDLCRRRCIELVPNQNSFGHFHRWLVLDRYRPLAECPEGQPFPFGDEERPFSLCPTDPKSLELLRDLYAQLLPNFRSRLFNVGCDETFDLGKGRSAEACRRRGREEVYLDFLRQVRDLAAEHGRRIQFWGDIIIERPDLIPELPKDAVALEWGYEADHSFEEHAAAFGRSGLEFYVCPGTSSWSSLTGRPDNAVANLASAAEHGLAHGASGYLITDWGDFGHLQPLPVSYPGLLAGAGCAWNVESRKGLAERLPALLDHHVFHDLAGRAGQALWDLGAAHGLTGARPFNGSPLFFQLVRLSDTLDEKRYQGMTKEGLEEARDAVQAGRKALAKTRLERPDAELVLRELRWAADLLLFAIRLAKARLKAGKGQPLDAVAAKTRQCLADRLAPLLPEYREIWLARNRPGGLDDSAGRLEQLLAELRG; this is encoded by the coding sequence ATGGCTAGCGGCGACACCCTCCTGCATCCGCGACCTCAGCGTTTCGAAGACTCCCCCGGGGCCTGTGTCCTCCGGGGTGAGGTGCGGCTTTCGGTGCTGGCGCCGGACGAGCTGGCGGCACCGGCCTTGGAGATCCTCGAGCCGGCTCTTGAGGAGCGCGGATTGCAGCCGCGGCGGGTCGAGCGCGGCGGGCAGATTCGGTTGGTCATCGATCCGGCTCCGGTGGAGCGGGCTCAGGGCTATCGCTTGCACGTCGGCGAGTTCGGCGTCGAGTTGGTGGGCTCCGATACCGCCGGCTTGCTCTACGGCGTCTTCACCCTGGTTCAATGGCTGCGAGCCCATCCTCCGCTACGCCGGCGGGTGCGGCTGCCGGGGTTGATGGTGGAGGATTGGCCGGACTTCGCCCACCGCGGCGTCATGCTCGACATCAGCCGCGACAAGGTGCCGACGAAGGAGACCCTGGAGCATCTGGTGGAGCTGCTGGCCTGCTGGAAGATCAACCAGCTCCAGCTCTACATGGAGCACACCTTCGCCTACGCCGGTCACGAGGAGGTCTGGCAGGGCGTCGGCGCTCTGACGGCGGAAGACGTGCGCTGGCTGGACGATCTCTGCCGCCGCCGCTGCATCGAGCTGGTGCCCAATCAAAACAGCTTCGGCCACTTCCACCGCTGGCTCGTCCTCGACCGCTACCGGCCCCTGGCGGAATGCCCGGAGGGTCAGCCGTTTCCCTTCGGCGACGAAGAGCGGCCTTTCAGCCTTTGCCCGACGGATCCGAAGAGCTTAGAGCTGCTGCGGGATCTCTACGCTCAGCTGCTGCCCAATTTCCGCAGCCGTCTCTTCAACGTCGGCTGTGACGAAACCTTCGACCTCGGCAAGGGCCGCTCCGCCGAAGCCTGCCGTCGCCGCGGTCGCGAGGAGGTCTACCTGGACTTCCTGCGCCAGGTGCGGGATCTGGCGGCGGAGCATGGTCGGAGAATCCAGTTCTGGGGCGACATCATCATCGAGCGGCCGGACCTCATCCCCGAGCTGCCCAAGGACGCGGTGGCCCTGGAGTGGGGCTACGAGGCGGATCACAGCTTCGAGGAGCATGCTGCCGCCTTTGGTCGCTCGGGGCTCGAATTTTACGTTTGCCCCGGTACCAGCAGCTGGAGCAGCCTCACCGGGCGGCCGGACAACGCGGTGGCCAATCTCGCCTCCGCGGCGGAGCACGGGCTGGCCCACGGCGCCAGCGGGTACTTGATCACTGACTGGGGCGACTTCGGCCATCTGCAGCCGCTGCCGGTGAGCTACCCGGGTCTGCTCGCCGGCGCCGGTTGCGCCTGGAATGTCGAGTCTCGGAAAGGCCTGGCGGAGCGCTTGCCGGCGCTGCTGGATCACCACGTCTTCCATGACCTCGCCGGCCGGGCGGGGCAGGCGCTGTGGGATCTGGGAGCCGCCCACGGTCTCACCGGTGCCCGCCCTTTCAACGGCTCGCCGCTCTTCTTTCAGCTGGTCCGGCTCTCCGATACCTTGGACGAAAAGCGCTACCAAGGCATGACGAAGGAGGGCCTCGAGGAAGCGCGCGATGCAGTGCAGGCCGGCCGCAAAGCTCTCGCCAAAACGCGCCTGGAGCGCCCCGACGCCGAGCTGGTCCTGCGCGAGCTGCGCTGGGCCGCCGACCTCCTCCTCTTCGCCATCCGCCTGGCCAAGGCCCGCCTCAAAGCCGGCAAAGGCCAGCCTCTCGACGCCGTTGCCGCCAAGACCCGTCAGTGCCTCGCCGACCGTCTTGCTCCGCTCCTCCCCGAGTATCGCGAGATCTGGCTCGCCCGCAACCGCCCCGGCGGCCTCGACGATTCCGCTGGGCGGTTGGAGCAGTTGTTGGCAGAGCTCAGGGGATGA